The Epinephelus fuscoguttatus linkage group LG19, E.fuscoguttatus.final_Chr_v1 genome contains the following window.
caaactgtccctttagtATTGTGTTAGAGGCTTTACATGTGCAGGCCTAAGTATACCAGCTTATTGTCAAACCCTGTTTTCTCACCTCAACCTCTCTGCCACAGGAATAAAGACTTCCAGGAAGTGACTCTAGAGAAAGATGGGAAGGTCGTGTTGTGCTTTGCTTCCACGTACGGCTTCCGCAACATCCAGAATTTGGTGCAGAAACTCAAGAGGGGAAAGTCGCCATACCACTTTGTAGAAGTTATGGCCTGTCCATCAGGTAAAGTGAAATATGGAGATGTAAACATGGAACGAGTTCTGTCCCAGTTCACGCACCTAATTTTGAATTGTTCAGAGCATTTCAACCAATAATAATAGATACCAGATGGATAACTGACATGCACAAGTTGCACAGTCGTCTCAGCACCACTGCTGTACTTATTTGATATTAGGAGAAGTTTGCAGGCAAATTAAAGTGATAAACCCAGCATGTTTCCTCTTCTTATCATCCAGGCTGTCTAAACGGTGGTGGACAGCTGAAGCCCAAACCTGGTCAGAACCCAAAGGAGCTTCTCCAGAAGGTAGAGGAGCTCTACAAGGCAGAGCGCCCCCTGTCGCCAGAAGAGGACGCCCGTGTGGCCGAGCTGTACCAGTCCTGGCTCCACAGTGTGGGGGAGGAGAGAGCTAAAGAGCTGCTGCACACAAACTACCACACTGTGGAGAAGATGACGAACGGACTCGCCATGAAGTGGTGACGAAAGCTTTTGCTGCAGTCCATGATTAgctgtgaattttttaacaagCACTGATTACAGAACCGTCCAAATACATGTGACTAGTTCTTTCTATCACCAGAGAGGAGGGTTAGAGGCAAAGTTGAATATAAGCTGGTTTGATTTATGCCAGTAACTTCAATAACCACTTTATCTCCTCGTCTGTTATGTGCCTGACAAAGTGGAGGAGACACAGTAGACACAATAATGATGCCAAATTATGGATGTGGTCTGATCATTTGCAGCTAGCCTGCTGATTGTCCTTTCAAATGTGAATAATTCATTTGTGTGGGACCTGTTACACTTTGAAAACCTGAGCTGAAAGAACACAAAGCAAATATAATCATTCCTTGTTTATTTAACCTCgtggttatatatatatattgaaaaataaagacTTTATTTAATTGTAGCCATTTCCTTTGTAAGTTCTTTTTAAAAGATGTCCAACAGAATATCAATTCAGACTCATATCTTTTATTGAATAATCTTGACTGATGTACAATTATAGGTTCTCGCAAAGTGAAGTTTTACTCACTTTGGGACGAAAAGCAGCAATTTACATTCATAGTGTTGTACACTGCATGTTTCTTTTACCATTGTACAATTTATGAGTGCAAAATATCAGACTCCAGTTTTAAAATGCTCTGTGTAAGGTGAAGCCTAaattatacacacatatattgtATTTTACAGTAAATCAATTGTGTGAAGTCAAACTGCTTAAGTAAGGAAGAGAGAAATCgtacagaatatatacagtatgtccaAAGTGAAGGtagttaaaaagtaaaataaaatgcagtggCAGTCACAAGGTTACCAGACAGAAAACTACCCAGAGACATCAATAAAGAGATCAAAAGCGGATAAAGGAAATATTCCAATACAAATAAGTTCTAAAGAAAGGTTATTTTTATCCCCACAccattaattaaaacaataaatacacaaaaaaacacattaaaatcaaTGGAAATTGATATGAGCTGACGTTACctgctgcagtttgtgtgtgcataACAGACTGGGAGACCAGCCCCTTTAATTCATTAATATAGCTTGTAGGAGTATTAAATGAAAGCAGCTTTACTCTGGCCTTTTTGTGCGGACATTGTTTTTAAttactaaaacaaaacacacagggcTGACCAGGCTCCCAGCAGTATAAATTCAGTGTTAACTAACGCAACGCAACAGCACAATCTACAGTGTTGTGTCTTGCTGCATTCAGGTGTTCAATCTACTCGTCCTTGATAGCCGAGTATGTCACGTGTTCAGATCTCACGGCCTGAGAAGCCCCCACTCCAGAGCCAACATAGCGTGAGGAGGAAGCCTCTCCTTGGGCTTCTTAAATTTATCCTTCTCCTTCCGCAGGACCCTCAGCACCTCTATGGGGTCCGTCTTCCCAGTGAACTTTTGTACTCCTTCCTCCCTAAAGTAAAGGACGAGGATTAGAAAGAAGTATTAACAACTGAGATAAAgtattaaatacaaaattatggCAGGAAAAGTCATGATTTTTGCAACCACTGATTAACCCACTTGCTCAAGGACCGCATACTACATGTGCCAAACCTCAACAGCGGTGGCTAGTCTTGAGCCTCCCCAGCGAGGCTAGCAATGGATTCCACATCCATAAATGTGaagtctcagaggaaaatacTGAATTTAATAGTGCATGGACAGGTTTGTTTGCTATCAACGCCACTGCTGCAAAGTTCACGTCCCAAATAATCATagatagcccactgcagaggagccatcttgtggtaaaacatatttttgaatgctcatttagatcaATTTTTAATGTCAATAGGCTAATTTGGACTTAATATGCTGTGTTACCATagggctaaaatacgttttgcagCTCAAGGCAGATTTACATACAATTTTGACATCGATAGTCAAAgtcatgatttttgaaaaatgaggaaaaacactcattttacactgcatatgtgtataaatgtttgattttcaaCTTGTCATGAATTCGTAGATACCAAATATGTTACTGTGCTCCTTGCTGTTTCTGATCCATTTTCTTATCATACTGTTCTAGTTTCAGGGCACATGGGAGTAACATTTTTTCCAAAGATAAAGAATATATAGAAACTGTAGTCCCATCCCATGTGCCCAAATACTAGATATAGTATGATAAGAAAAACTCACTTTTCAGCCACATGGTTTGACTGATATGGAAAATTTCTTCAAACTGGTGCCTAGTCAAACCCAGAAAACACTCCCACGTAAGGAAATTCAAAATGTCAGCTGCAGGCACAAATGGGTTCATCTGGAAACAACCCCACCAAATGAGCCTGTTTTACAAAACTGTCAAGTAGACTGCAGCACTGGTACACAGAGTGTTTCATCATTAAAAGAGTGACCAAGAGTAAACATATATCATCTACTGAAAACACTACAAGAAGCCCAAATACAGGTGTACAgacaaaataaatctgaatggaACGATAACATAATTTGAATGGATAACACACCTAGCCCATCCTTTAAAATCACAAACAGTATATTATGTATATAAACACCTTAACTCACGAGAGGCGAAGAAAAGGGTTGTACTCAAACTCCTCCATTAAAGTGGATGGCACTGTGGGTTTGTCATCATCGTCTCTGgcctgcagacacaaacaatGTCAGACAATAAAGGAAAATAAGGTTTTCCATCTATATTTAAAGACTAAAACTGgcaatattctatatttttgtttttgtcatcaaatcacatgaaaagaccaaaaccaacaattgTTGAATGCATTTATCCGACTAACTGTGTAGCCATGCCCAAAATAGCTTATTACACTGCTCCATAGTCCTCCACTGTTGTCTCACAAACTATTGTAAACACTTCAATGAGCCAACGTCATTACCTTCAACATGAGCACTGTAGGTTATTTTTAATTCAGTCCTACAAACATGTCCTGCTGCCAGAAATAAACACTCACTGGAGCGTCAAATATGTattaatccacagctgaaaatagtccctagCAAATGTATTGTTTACTCAGTGTCCAGACATTATTTAATATACtttatactttaaaaaaaaaacagtaattattaTGTCTTTATAAGGAACAAATGGGCCTGGAGCTGAAATGGGTAAGTACAGTATTATGACACAGACTAATGCACTGTTTAGGTTTtgatcatagactgtaaataTAATGGACACAGCCAAAGTGACATcagccattggtttgtggatgtaccctcgtacagttgtcatgaacaagGAAATTAGCTAGAGACAAAAACTTATCTACCAGgctggacattttaacatgtgggTCTATGGGgtttgactcacttctggagccagcctcaagtggccgttcagggaactgcagtttttgaaactTCtcttgttggcttcatttttcagcctctgcGGTTGTCAGTTGGTTTTGGCCTTTTGTTGACAATAACAAGCACATTTTAGTTGTAATGCTCACCCGGGCCCAGCTCAGCATCTCTTTAACCTTTTCATTCTCTGGCTCCACCAGCAGGGCAAACTTCAGGTTCTTAATGGTGTATTCATGTCCACAGAAGACCTTCTACAGATGAACAAAGCATGATTTAATGTCAGGATTTCTGgttaactcacacacacagcagtgcagtTTGGGCTTTGTGCCATTTTTGAGATGTCTTGTGCTATGAAGGCAGAAAAAAGAGCCAGGCTGTACTCAATCCCCTCATTGTACGTATGTTTATTCATCACTGTGACTCAGCCTTACACCAGCTCTTATCTAACGTCATGTTAGCTGTCGTTAACCCCATGAAGGCTGAAGACAGCCGCGCCAAatatcttttatttccactaACCGTGTCTTGAGGTAGGGAGCCGAGCACCTGGGTGAGATTGTGGTGCATCTGTTCTGCCGTACCCTCTAGAAACCGCCCACATCCACCGATAAACAACGTGTCTCCTAACGACCAAAAGAAAGGACAAGTggaggcagagggcagaggtCAGTCCCTGTCATCCCACACGGCGAGAACAAAAGGACAATGTGCTGCTCAACAAGGATTCATATCTCTAGCCACTCAAGATGAAGTTATTTCGCAGCAATTGATGCCACATGAAGTGGCCGTGCCTTCATACAGTGAGTGTACAGTAAGCAGTGTGCATAGATGTACGTCTCAGATTTCAACTGGTTCACCAGCTCTGTATGTTTACAGACAAAGACCTGTGAACACAGCAGGGGCGTCAGTGCACTCATCCTCCCAAACAAAGTAGCACATGTGACCAGAGGTATGGCAGGGAGTAAATAGGCACCTCACATTGATGGAGTTAAACTGCAAATGGAGAAAACACAGTATCAAAAGACAACATGGCAGAGACACAAGAAaactgggctttttttttcataattaacATCTTGAAATCATAACTGAGATGGTTCCGTTGCATGTGGGCACCTTGAGTTCCTGGGCGTCTGTGACTTTATCCGTCAGACCCCCGATACGATCGTCTCCCCCGTACACCCTCAGCCCAGGAACATCCTTTAGCAGAGCCTCATTCCCCCGAGCATGGTCCCTGATCAGTAAAAGCAGGTTGGTTAATTATTAACTTTACAGCGATGGGTTCAGGTGCTCTGGTGTTATTGATTTACTTGAAGTCATGGCTACCTCCTCTAGTGCCAGACTTACCAGTGATGGTGTGTGGTGAGGATGGCCGTCAGAGACAAGCCCTCTCTCTTCACTATTTCTAGCAGctgtgaaagagaaaaacacGTCTACCTGTCAATCAACAGGAAAATACAGTAATCAACCATTATTTTGATGAACGATTAATCATTAAAGTGCCAAACAGTCATTGGTTTTAGCTTCGACAGTGAGGATTTGTAGGTTGGACAAAACAGGCaacttgatgacatcactttCAGCTTTGTGGAGAATAATTAAACTAATCTGACGTGTATTTCATTATTGGTACATATAATtatttgtatgtgtatgtatttcTTCTATCTCACCAATCCTTTCTGACTAATGTAGGGGAGAGCAGGGTTGGTTGTCACATTCATTAGCTGTGCATTCCAATACTCacactaccatactatatagtatgccagaaatagatttagtatgtcccaataataataaattataaaatcaAATTAGATattaaaagagttgcagcagtaTGAAGCGTAAATACAAAGAGTctcagacctgtatcaggaagtcagagctagttaaaggctaaagtgaacagatacgttcttagctttcttttaaaaatatttagcgagGTAGCTTCCCTGATCTAAAGGTAGTGTGTTCCTTAGCTTTGGGGCCTcattgacaaaggctgcatccctgatcttcttgtggttgttgctggtaacctccaataaaccagcagcagatgatctctgtgttcttggaggcaaattgTTAACAAGGTAGTTAGCAATGTGGCTCTGTCCTAGCCCGTGTTGGGCTTTGTAGACAAGAAGGAGCTTtaaatcaattctaaatgtaacaggaagtcagtgcagagcagctcagactggcctgatgtgccctctcctcttggttctggttaatagccgagctgcagagttttgaatgagctggTCGCTAAGTGGTGTTTTTGGGAAGCCAGTAAAAAGTGCGTTACAGTAGTTGAGTCGgcttgaaataaaggcatgaatcaatttctctgcataaaatgtatttgacaGTCCACATCTTCTGAACGGAGTAAGCTTAGGGAGAGTGATGTCACTCCATTCCTGCCTGGCACTTTGAGCTTCCATGACACACTGAAAGTGAGTGGGGTCAAATGAAACTAAAACTTGGGACGACCAACCCCTATTATGTTTTATCATTTTGCTATTTTGCTAATCCTTATGACATATGCACCTTCTGGCACCCTGAGGACATCTGTTGGACAAgacaaaaaatcaaaataataataatgtgccTCATATGGACACAGGACaggagtatgtgtgtgtctcacccGGTGTGGTACAGCAGGGTCCACAGCTATGGCCTGCTTACTCTGCTCCTCAATCACCAGGTACATGTAGTTGTCCTCCAGGAT
Protein-coding sequences here:
- the LOC125880156 gene encoding hydroxyacylglutathione hydrolase-like protein gives rise to the protein MKVKVISILEDNYMYLVIEEQSKQAIAVDPAVPHRLLEIVKREGLSLTAILTTHHHWDHARGNEALLKDVPGLRVYGGDDRIGGLTDKVTDAQELKFNSINVRCLFTPCHTSGHMCYFVWEDECTDAPAVFTGDTLFIGGCGRFLEGTAEQMHHNLTQVLGSLPQDTKVFCGHEYTIKNLKFALLVEPENEKVKEMLSWARARDDDDKPTVPSTLMEEFEYNPFLRLSEEGVQKFTGKTDPIEVLRVLRKEKDKFKKPKERLPPHAMLALEWGLLRP